Proteins encoded together in one Osmia lignaria lignaria isolate PbOS001 chromosome 4, iyOsmLign1, whole genome shotgun sequence window:
- the PAN2 gene encoding PAN2-PAN3 deadenylation complex catalytic subunit PAN2 isoform X2, translated as MDYPVLGHYDPSVEATAESTADEQELLWEESNYVLPGDEYVPAAEQFGEDFLGAEFHETRTLLADGGDRFGVSTATFDTVEELMWMGNQGGHVTSYYGAGLQKYTSFQVHSTQEVRHIHPLDEGILVLTQSLLRCQLRRGIPIFTHMSPNMIDMQCMLQISPTRLLMGGHQEKIIDFNLTRGKETGLVHVGENGCAILRQHSRLICAGNPAGRIDLRDPNTLSIEHTFDTHSGSLSDFDVQGNYLVTCGFSNSRQGLSVDRFLMAYDLRQMRALSPVTTLVYPLLLKFLPSYSSRLAVVSPLGQMQLLDTIYANVQPPMTCLYQVATGGAMILSFDVSSTSQCLCFGDSAGSIHLMSTNTPEPQFNTFSRPTEFADPVESFQCIPFDDDITPLSSIPIIYTGHPLLSDWPEEYLKKVYRKTPAIDPEILRTMKMQGTIGYAPNPQAFRRNQIPYNLEKRRGVVAKLFAGDSRSKTDDGTFVAIPKRYRKIEVKYSRLGYDEFDFDQYNHTSFCGLEATLPNSYCNGMLQLLYYCESVRIALLSHSCQREFCLSCELGFLFHMLDTSRGLPCQAANFLRAFRTVPEAAALGLILSDQHPEAKRKTNLIRLIQSWNRFILHQIHYEILETRKRQQKEEEAARLKSSSQCPPFVYNEQDFPSILQDIGSRYRSHDEERKKRRKKEGDDKNNKKSIEENEVRDEETEISRLFGSEQMHIHRCLKCGQEATKHSIMLLCNLVYPELSHPSEEVPFTSVLARSLRPEKITPAWCDSCQKFTPTLQSRQLTKLPQILALNCGLDTQQDKVFWQTQMDIVVQKVLSGKESSPSSSPVPVTVKPCRYGNNCTRIGCRFRHVGRDSENVTTPPVTPPTVSSTPVATPPSHLYYSHSWIPHNIEISLNSNGELSVEKINSPRNDYNESSSKPSEQVVVENGQGDGKDKQDLEGSQQNSEEKTAENHVSAGADTGFAEGSDTIEENSVKTSKMQYSLSAVICYIDDKSNEDRRNIVALLRVGPSYHERSTGSAVSQWYIFNDFCISAVTPQEAVWFNLDWKVPCVLHYTAVPSPEPVPFVSPLTYDVFGEDKCIARSGGTRGITFTPLTSDEMPKKGELVGIDAEFVTLNQEESELRSDGKMSTIKPSHMSVARITCIRGQGPLEGTPFIDDYISTQEQVVDYLTKFSGIQPGDLDANFSSKHLTTLKSTYQKLRFLVDNGIIFVGHGLKNDFRVINLVVPPEQIVDTVLLFHLPHHRMVSLRFLTWHFLGKKIQSETHDSTEDARAALELYRKYKELENSGKLAESLKELYNIGSQMQWKVPDS; from the exons ATGGACTACCCGGTTTTAGGCCACTACGACCCGTCCGTAGAGGCCACGGCTGAGAGCACCGCTGACGAACAAGAACTGCTTT GGGAAGAATCGAATTATGTCTTACCTGGAGATGAATATGTACCTGCAGCCGAGCAGTTTGGAGAAGACTTTCTTGGAGCTGAATTTCATGAAACGCGTACTCTACTTGCTGATGGGGGGGATAGATTTGGAGTATCCACTGCCACTTTTGATACCGTCGAAGAACTTATGTGGATGGGGAATCAAGGG GGTCACGTAACATCTTATTATGGAGCTGGCTTACAAAAGTACACCTCTTTTCAAGTACACTCTACACAGGAAGTTCGGCATATTCATCCATTAGATGAGGGAATTTTGGTTCTAACGCAAAGTTTGTTGAGATGCCAATTGCGACGAGGCATACCAATATTTACCCATAT GTCACCAAATATGATAGACATGCAATGCATGCTTCAAATTTCGCCAACCAGATTACTTATGGGGGGACATCAGGAAAAGATAATCGATTTTAATCTTACCCGCGGAAAAGAGACCGGATTA GTGCATGTAGGGGAAAATGGTTGTGCAATTTTAAGACAGCATAGTAGGCTCATATGTGCTGGAAACCCTGCAGGAAGAATCGATCTCAGGGATCCAAACACGTTATCAATAGAGCATACTTTTGATACCCATAGCGGTTCCCTAAGCGATTTCGATGTTCAGGGAAATTACCTTGTTACTTGTGGTTTTAGTAACAG CCGCCAGGGCCTATCGGTTGATCGGTTCTTAATGGCATACGATTTAAGACAGATGAGAGCCTTAAGTCCTGTTACAACCCTAGTATATCCTCTCCTATTAAAGTTCCTACCCAGTTATTCCAGTCGTTTAGCGGTCGTATCGCCATTGGGACAGATGCAACTACTTGATACTATCTATGCTAATGTCCAGCCACCTATGACATGCTTGTATCAG GTTGCTACCGGTGGTGCAATGATATTATCATTCGATGTTTCCTCCACGTCTCAATGTCTTTGTTTCGGAGATTCGGCAGGTTCTATACATCTCATGTCTACAAACACGCCTGAGCCTCAGTTCAATACATTTTCTCG ACCAACAGAATTCGCTGATCCAGTTGAATCATTTCAATGCATACCGTTTGATGATGATATTACACCATTGAGCTCAATACCTATTATCTATACTGGGCATCCACTATTAAGCGATTGGCCAGAAGAGTATCTGAAAAAGGTCTATAG GAAAACACCAGCGATAGATCCGGAAATTCTGCGCACAATGAAGATGCAAGGAACAATAGGTTATGCCCCAAATCCTCAGGCATTTCGCAGAAATCAA ATACCTTACAATTTGGAAAAACGACGTGGCGTAGTTGCAAAGCTTTTCGCGGGGGACTCACGGTCCAAAACTGATGACGGCACCTTTGTGGCCATACCTAAACGTTACCGTAAAATCGAGGTGAAATACTCACGTCTCGGTTACGACGAGTTCGATTTCGATCAGTACAATCACACCAGCTTCTGTGGCTTGGAAGCCACACTTCCCAACAGTTATTGCAACGGTATGCTACAG ttACTTTATTATTGCGAGTCTGTAAGAATAGCGTTGCTGTCTCATTCGTGCCAAAGAGAATTCTGCCTCTCATgtgaactaggatttttattCCACATGTTGGACACGTCCCGGGGATTGCCTTGTCAAGCTGCTAATTTTCTTCGAGCTTTTAGAACCGTCCCGGAAGCAGCGGCCTTGGGACTTATACTCAGCGACCAACATCCGGAAGCGAAGAGGAAGACGAACTTGATCAGATTGATACAG AGCTGGAATAGGTTTATTCTTCATCAAATCCATTATGAGATATTGGAGACAAGGAAACGACAGCAGAAGGAGGAGGAAGCTGCTCGGCTTAAATCTAGTTCTCAGTGTCCACCATTCGTTTACAACGAACAGGATTTTCCTAGTATTCTGCAGGATATTGGTTCTCGGTACAGAAGTCATGAcgaagagaggaagaaaaggaggaagaaagaAGGGGATG ATAAGAACAACAAAAAGTCTATCGAAGAAAACGAGGTACGAGACGAAGAGACAGAGATCAGTcgtctatttgggtccgaacaAATGCATATACATCGTTGTCTCAAATGTGGGCAAGAAGCAACGAAACATTCCATCATGTTGCTGTGTAATTTAGTTTATCCAGAATTAAGTCACCCTT CAGAGGAGGTTCCGTTTACGAGTGTTCTTGCCCGCAGTTTAAGACCCGAGAAAATTACACCTGCATGGTGTGACAGTTGTCAGAAATTTACACCCACTCTACAATCTCGACAATTAACTAAACTACCTCAAATACTGGCTCTGAACTGTGGCCTAGATACACAGCAG GACAAAGTGTTTTGGCAAACGCAAATGGATATAGTGGTCCAAAAAGTGTTAAGCGGGAAAGAAAGTAGCCCATCTTCGAGTCCCGTACCTGTTACCGTGAAACCTTGTCGATATGGTAACAACTGCACCCGAATTGGATGCAGATTCAGACACGTTGGTAGAGATTCAG AAAATGTAACAACCCCACCAGTTACACCACCCACGGTCTCTTCGACACCTGTCGCCACACCACCTAGTCACCTGTACTATTCTCATTCATGGATTCCCCATAACATTGAAATTTCTCTGAATAGTAACGGTGAATTGAGCGTAGAAAAGATCAACAGTCCGAGGAACGATTACAATGAAAGTAGTAGCAAACCTTCGGAACAGGTTGTAGTAGAAAATGGTCAAGGCGATGGTAAAGATAAGCAAGATTTGGAGGGTTCTCAACAAAATTCCGAGGAGAAAACGGCTGAAAATCACGTTTCTGCTGGGGCGGACACTGGATTTGCGGAAGGATCAGATACTATCGAAGAAAACTCGGTTAAAACTAGTAAAATGCAGTATAGCCTCAGTGCCGTTATTTGTTACATCGATGATAAGAGTAATGAGGATAGGAGGAACATTGTTGCGTTGCTGCGAGTTGGACCAAGTTATCATGAACGATCTACTGGTAGTGCAGTGTCGCAGTGGTATATTTTCAACGATTTCTG taTATCAGCTGTAACACCCCAGGAAGCCGTCTGGTTTAATCTTGACTGGAAAGTCCCTTGTGTTCTTCATTATACCGCTGTACCATCACCCGAGCCAGTACCTTTCGTCAGTCCCCTTACTTACGACGTATTTGGGGAAGATAAATGTATAGCTCGTAGTGGAGGAACGAGGGGTATCACGTTCACACCATTGACATCCGACGAAATGCCTAAAAAAG GGGAGTTAGTAGGTATCGATGCAGAGTTCGTTACATTGAATCAAGAAGAATCTGAGCTTAGAAGCGATGGGAAAATGTCCACCATAAAACCGAGTCACATGTCTGTTGCTCGGATAACTTGTATACGAGG aCAAGGTCCTTTGGAAGGTACTCCCTTCATAGATGACTACATAAGCACTCAAGAGCAAGTGGTCGATTACCTCACAAAATTCAGTGGAATCCAGCCTGGCGATTTGGACGCCAACTTCAGCAGCAAACATTTGACGACTTTGAAATCAACTTATCAGAAACTGCGGTTTCTGGTTGATAATGGAATCATATTCGTTGGTCATGGTCTGAAAAATGACTTTAG agTGATCAATTTAGTCGTGCCACCGGAACAGATCGTGGACACGGTACTATTGTTCCACTTACCGCATCATCGCATGGTGTCGCTTCGTTTTTTGACATGGCATTTTCTAGGAAAAAAGATTCAATCAGAAACACATGATTCAACTGAAGATGCTCGAGCTGCTCTAGAATTGTATCGTAAATACAAAGAACTAGAGAATTCTGGTAAACTAGCTGAATCTTTGAAGGAGCTCTACAATATTGGCAGTCAAATGCAATGGAAG GTGCCGGACAGCTGA
- the PAN2 gene encoding PAN2-PAN3 deadenylation complex catalytic subunit PAN2 isoform X1, with translation MDYPVLGHYDPSVEATAESTADEQELLWEESNYVLPGDEYVPAAEQFGEDFLGAEFHETRTLLADGGDRFGVSTATFDTVEELMWMGNQGGHVTSYYGAGLQKYTSFQVHSTQEVRHIHPLDEGILVLTQSLLRCQLRRGIPIFTHMSPNMIDMQCMLQISPTRLLMGGHQEKIIDFNLTRGKETGLVHVGENGCAILRQHSRLICAGNPAGRIDLRDPNTLSIEHTFDTHSGSLSDFDVQGNYLVTCGFSNSRQGLSVDRFLMAYDLRQMRALSPVTTLVYPLLLKFLPSYSSRLAVVSPLGQMQLLDTIYANVQPPMTCLYQVATGGAMILSFDVSSTSQCLCFGDSAGSIHLMSTNTPEPQFNTFSRPTEFADPVESFQCIPFDDDITPLSSIPIIYTGHPLLSDWPEEYLKKVYRKTPAIDPEILRTMKMQGTIGYAPNPQAFRRNQIPYNLEKRRGVVAKLFAGDSRSKTDDGTFVAIPKRYRKIEVKYSRLGYDEFDFDQYNHTSFCGLEATLPNSYCNGMLQLLYYCESVRIALLSHSCQREFCLSCELGFLFHMLDTSRGLPCQAANFLRAFRTVPEAAALGLILSDQHPEAKRKTNLIRLIQSWNRFILHQIHYEILETRKRQQKEEEAARLKSSSQCPPFVYNEQDFPSILQDIGSRYRSHDEERKKRRKKEGDGKYMWITSKDKNNKKSIEENEVRDEETEISRLFGSEQMHIHRCLKCGQEATKHSIMLLCNLVYPELSHPSEEVPFTSVLARSLRPEKITPAWCDSCQKFTPTLQSRQLTKLPQILALNCGLDTQQDKVFWQTQMDIVVQKVLSGKESSPSSSPVPVTVKPCRYGNNCTRIGCRFRHVGRDSENVTTPPVTPPTVSSTPVATPPSHLYYSHSWIPHNIEISLNSNGELSVEKINSPRNDYNESSSKPSEQVVVENGQGDGKDKQDLEGSQQNSEEKTAENHVSAGADTGFAEGSDTIEENSVKTSKMQYSLSAVICYIDDKSNEDRRNIVALLRVGPSYHERSTGSAVSQWYIFNDFCISAVTPQEAVWFNLDWKVPCVLHYTAVPSPEPVPFVSPLTYDVFGEDKCIARSGGTRGITFTPLTSDEMPKKGELVGIDAEFVTLNQEESELRSDGKMSTIKPSHMSVARITCIRGQGPLEGTPFIDDYISTQEQVVDYLTKFSGIQPGDLDANFSSKHLTTLKSTYQKLRFLVDNGIIFVGHGLKNDFRVINLVVPPEQIVDTVLLFHLPHHRMVSLRFLTWHFLGKKIQSETHDSTEDARAALELYRKYKELENSGKLAESLKELYNIGSQMQWKVPDS, from the exons ATGGACTACCCGGTTTTAGGCCACTACGACCCGTCCGTAGAGGCCACGGCTGAGAGCACCGCTGACGAACAAGAACTGCTTT GGGAAGAATCGAATTATGTCTTACCTGGAGATGAATATGTACCTGCAGCCGAGCAGTTTGGAGAAGACTTTCTTGGAGCTGAATTTCATGAAACGCGTACTCTACTTGCTGATGGGGGGGATAGATTTGGAGTATCCACTGCCACTTTTGATACCGTCGAAGAACTTATGTGGATGGGGAATCAAGGG GGTCACGTAACATCTTATTATGGAGCTGGCTTACAAAAGTACACCTCTTTTCAAGTACACTCTACACAGGAAGTTCGGCATATTCATCCATTAGATGAGGGAATTTTGGTTCTAACGCAAAGTTTGTTGAGATGCCAATTGCGACGAGGCATACCAATATTTACCCATAT GTCACCAAATATGATAGACATGCAATGCATGCTTCAAATTTCGCCAACCAGATTACTTATGGGGGGACATCAGGAAAAGATAATCGATTTTAATCTTACCCGCGGAAAAGAGACCGGATTA GTGCATGTAGGGGAAAATGGTTGTGCAATTTTAAGACAGCATAGTAGGCTCATATGTGCTGGAAACCCTGCAGGAAGAATCGATCTCAGGGATCCAAACACGTTATCAATAGAGCATACTTTTGATACCCATAGCGGTTCCCTAAGCGATTTCGATGTTCAGGGAAATTACCTTGTTACTTGTGGTTTTAGTAACAG CCGCCAGGGCCTATCGGTTGATCGGTTCTTAATGGCATACGATTTAAGACAGATGAGAGCCTTAAGTCCTGTTACAACCCTAGTATATCCTCTCCTATTAAAGTTCCTACCCAGTTATTCCAGTCGTTTAGCGGTCGTATCGCCATTGGGACAGATGCAACTACTTGATACTATCTATGCTAATGTCCAGCCACCTATGACATGCTTGTATCAG GTTGCTACCGGTGGTGCAATGATATTATCATTCGATGTTTCCTCCACGTCTCAATGTCTTTGTTTCGGAGATTCGGCAGGTTCTATACATCTCATGTCTACAAACACGCCTGAGCCTCAGTTCAATACATTTTCTCG ACCAACAGAATTCGCTGATCCAGTTGAATCATTTCAATGCATACCGTTTGATGATGATATTACACCATTGAGCTCAATACCTATTATCTATACTGGGCATCCACTATTAAGCGATTGGCCAGAAGAGTATCTGAAAAAGGTCTATAG GAAAACACCAGCGATAGATCCGGAAATTCTGCGCACAATGAAGATGCAAGGAACAATAGGTTATGCCCCAAATCCTCAGGCATTTCGCAGAAATCAA ATACCTTACAATTTGGAAAAACGACGTGGCGTAGTTGCAAAGCTTTTCGCGGGGGACTCACGGTCCAAAACTGATGACGGCACCTTTGTGGCCATACCTAAACGTTACCGTAAAATCGAGGTGAAATACTCACGTCTCGGTTACGACGAGTTCGATTTCGATCAGTACAATCACACCAGCTTCTGTGGCTTGGAAGCCACACTTCCCAACAGTTATTGCAACGGTATGCTACAG ttACTTTATTATTGCGAGTCTGTAAGAATAGCGTTGCTGTCTCATTCGTGCCAAAGAGAATTCTGCCTCTCATgtgaactaggatttttattCCACATGTTGGACACGTCCCGGGGATTGCCTTGTCAAGCTGCTAATTTTCTTCGAGCTTTTAGAACCGTCCCGGAAGCAGCGGCCTTGGGACTTATACTCAGCGACCAACATCCGGAAGCGAAGAGGAAGACGAACTTGATCAGATTGATACAG AGCTGGAATAGGTTTATTCTTCATCAAATCCATTATGAGATATTGGAGACAAGGAAACGACAGCAGAAGGAGGAGGAAGCTGCTCGGCTTAAATCTAGTTCTCAGTGTCCACCATTCGTTTACAACGAACAGGATTTTCCTAGTATTCTGCAGGATATTGGTTCTCGGTACAGAAGTCATGAcgaagagaggaagaaaaggaggaagaaagaAGGGGATGGTAAATATATGTGGATCACATCGAAAG ATAAGAACAACAAAAAGTCTATCGAAGAAAACGAGGTACGAGACGAAGAGACAGAGATCAGTcgtctatttgggtccgaacaAATGCATATACATCGTTGTCTCAAATGTGGGCAAGAAGCAACGAAACATTCCATCATGTTGCTGTGTAATTTAGTTTATCCAGAATTAAGTCACCCTT CAGAGGAGGTTCCGTTTACGAGTGTTCTTGCCCGCAGTTTAAGACCCGAGAAAATTACACCTGCATGGTGTGACAGTTGTCAGAAATTTACACCCACTCTACAATCTCGACAATTAACTAAACTACCTCAAATACTGGCTCTGAACTGTGGCCTAGATACACAGCAG GACAAAGTGTTTTGGCAAACGCAAATGGATATAGTGGTCCAAAAAGTGTTAAGCGGGAAAGAAAGTAGCCCATCTTCGAGTCCCGTACCTGTTACCGTGAAACCTTGTCGATATGGTAACAACTGCACCCGAATTGGATGCAGATTCAGACACGTTGGTAGAGATTCAG AAAATGTAACAACCCCACCAGTTACACCACCCACGGTCTCTTCGACACCTGTCGCCACACCACCTAGTCACCTGTACTATTCTCATTCATGGATTCCCCATAACATTGAAATTTCTCTGAATAGTAACGGTGAATTGAGCGTAGAAAAGATCAACAGTCCGAGGAACGATTACAATGAAAGTAGTAGCAAACCTTCGGAACAGGTTGTAGTAGAAAATGGTCAAGGCGATGGTAAAGATAAGCAAGATTTGGAGGGTTCTCAACAAAATTCCGAGGAGAAAACGGCTGAAAATCACGTTTCTGCTGGGGCGGACACTGGATTTGCGGAAGGATCAGATACTATCGAAGAAAACTCGGTTAAAACTAGTAAAATGCAGTATAGCCTCAGTGCCGTTATTTGTTACATCGATGATAAGAGTAATGAGGATAGGAGGAACATTGTTGCGTTGCTGCGAGTTGGACCAAGTTATCATGAACGATCTACTGGTAGTGCAGTGTCGCAGTGGTATATTTTCAACGATTTCTG taTATCAGCTGTAACACCCCAGGAAGCCGTCTGGTTTAATCTTGACTGGAAAGTCCCTTGTGTTCTTCATTATACCGCTGTACCATCACCCGAGCCAGTACCTTTCGTCAGTCCCCTTACTTACGACGTATTTGGGGAAGATAAATGTATAGCTCGTAGTGGAGGAACGAGGGGTATCACGTTCACACCATTGACATCCGACGAAATGCCTAAAAAAG GGGAGTTAGTAGGTATCGATGCAGAGTTCGTTACATTGAATCAAGAAGAATCTGAGCTTAGAAGCGATGGGAAAATGTCCACCATAAAACCGAGTCACATGTCTGTTGCTCGGATAACTTGTATACGAGG aCAAGGTCCTTTGGAAGGTACTCCCTTCATAGATGACTACATAAGCACTCAAGAGCAAGTGGTCGATTACCTCACAAAATTCAGTGGAATCCAGCCTGGCGATTTGGACGCCAACTTCAGCAGCAAACATTTGACGACTTTGAAATCAACTTATCAGAAACTGCGGTTTCTGGTTGATAATGGAATCATATTCGTTGGTCATGGTCTGAAAAATGACTTTAG agTGATCAATTTAGTCGTGCCACCGGAACAGATCGTGGACACGGTACTATTGTTCCACTTACCGCATCATCGCATGGTGTCGCTTCGTTTTTTGACATGGCATTTTCTAGGAAAAAAGATTCAATCAGAAACACATGATTCAACTGAAGATGCTCGAGCTGCTCTAGAATTGTATCGTAAATACAAAGAACTAGAGAATTCTGGTAAACTAGCTGAATCTTTGAAGGAGCTCTACAATATTGGCAGTCAAATGCAATGGAAG GTGCCGGACAGCTGA